A genomic region of Fusarium falciforme chromosome 4, complete sequence contains the following coding sequences:
- a CDS encoding Adenosine kinase, translated as MDHGQGSPAAMMRVAGSTSPCRSDRMMVISIEVNACLPFLSFNSTVTDTLNTNCFLPSIETMLARPSTARLPSLVCRTWARSLSGVAPTRTPTTTLAPRRLDLNPTKTINPSIRLKLFPSRAASTPSSFVFSRQLNTMAPVKEFSLLCLENPLLDIQAVGDQALLDKYGLKANDAILAEEKHIPLYEDLLNNYDAKLIAGGAAQNSARGAQYILPPNSVVYIGGAGDDKYSAILHDAVKAAGLRVEYRVDPKEKTGRCGAIITGHNRSLCTDLGAANHYDLDHLKQPEIWKLVENAEVYYVGGFHFTVCPPAIMELAKQAAEHNKIFVLSLSAPFIPQFFKEVVDASAPYWDYIIGNETEAAAYAESHGLPSKEPKDVVKHLANLPKENTKRKRVAIVTQGTDPTLVAIQGEEGIKEFPVHAIEPEKINDTNGAGDAFAGGLLAGILEGKPLETSIDLGQWLARLSIQELGPSYPFPKQTYQGA; from the exons ATGGATCATGGCCAAGGGTCACCTGCTGCAATGATGCGGGTAGCCGGGTCAACTAGTCCTTGCCGAAGTGATCGTATGATGGTGATCTCGATTGAAGTGAATGCTTGTCTACCTTTCCTATCTTTTAACTCCACCGTTACAGACACTCTCAACACCAATTGCTTTCTGCCATCAATCGAGACAATGCTCGCGAGACCATCCACAGCCCGTCTTCCCTCCCTCGTCTGTCGCACGTGGGCTCGCAGCCTCTCAGGCGTCGCTCCCACTCGgacgccgacgacgacgctggCCCCACGTCGACTGGACCTGAACcccaccaagaccatcaacccCTCCATCCGTCTCAAACTCTTCCCTTCGAGAGCTGCATCTACACCATCATCTTTTGTATTTTCTAGACAATTGAACACCATGGCCCCCGTTAAAGAGTTTTCCCTCCTCTGCCTGGAGAACCCTCTCCTCG ACATCCAGGCCGTCGGTGACCAGGCCCTGCTCGACAAGTACGgcctcaaggccaacgatgccatcctcgccgaggagaagcacaTCCCTCTCTACGAGGACCTCCTGAACAACTATGATGCCAAGCTCATCGCTGGCGGCGCTGCCCAGAACAGCGCCCGAGGTGCCCAGTACATCCTCCCTCCCAACAGCGTCGTCTACATCGGCGGTGCCGGCGACGACAAGTACTCTGCCATCCTCCACGACGCCGTCAAGGCCGCTGGCCTCCGTGTCGAGTACCGCGTCGACCCCAAGGAGAAGACTGGCCGCTGCGGTGCCATCATCACTGGCCACAACCGAAGCCTGTGCACCGACCTCGGTGCTGCCAACCACTACGACCTGGACCACCTGAAGCAGCCCGAGATCTGGAAGCTCGTCGAGAACGCCGAGGTGTACTACGTCGGTGGCTTCCACTTCACTG TCTGCCCCCCCGCCATCATGGAGCTTGCCAAGCAGGCTGCTGAGCACAACAAGATCTTtgtcctctccctctccgcaCCCTTCATCCCCCAGTTCTTCAaggaggttgttgatgcCAGCGCCCCCTACTGGGACTACATCATCGGTAACGAGACCGAGGCCGCTGCTTACGCCGAGTCCCACGGCCTGCCCAGCAAGGAGCCCAAGGACGTCGTCAAGCACCTTGCCAACCTCCCCAAGGAGAACACCAAGCGAAAGCGAGTTGCCATTGTCACTCAGGGCACTGACCCTACCCTTGTTGCCATCCAGGGTGAGGAGGGTATCAAGGAGTTCCCCGTCCACGCCATCGAGCCCGAGAAGATCAACGACACCAACGGTGCCGGTGACGCCTTTGCCGGTGGTCTCCTTGCCGGTATCCTCGAGGGCAAGCCCCTTGAGACCAGCATCGACCTCGGCCAGTGGCTCGCCCGTCTCAGCATCCAGGAGCTTGGACCTTC